Proteins encoded by one window of Rhodobacteraceae bacterium IMCC1335:
- the rsmA gene encoding 16S rRNA (adenine(1518)-N(6)/adenine(1519)-N(6))-dimethyltransferase RsmA: protein MSAIDNLPPLREVISAHQLTARKSLGQNFLLDLNLTAKIARQAGDLSACDVLEIGPGPGGLTRGLLSEGARRILAIEKDNRCLPALKEIEKAFPGRLQVINEDALHLDPAKYLTAPIRIISNLPYNVGTELLIRWLTPPNWPPFWKSLTLMFQKEVAQRIVAQPGSKAYGRLAILAQWRSEVKIVLNLPPDAFTPPPKVSSAVIHLEALQTPRYEADQKALESLVAAAFNQRRKMLRSALKGLSPEIEDHLKAAGLSPTERAEQVSLEEFCALARQLEAAYGSNSTSQA, encoded by the coding sequence ATGAGTGCAATCGATAATTTACCCCCATTGCGCGAGGTAATCTCAGCCCATCAATTGACCGCCCGAAAATCTCTCGGACAGAATTTTCTACTTGACCTTAACCTAACCGCAAAAATTGCCCGACAAGCCGGCGATTTAAGCGCTTGTGACGTTTTGGAGATTGGTCCTGGCCCAGGCGGTCTGACCCGCGGCTTATTAAGCGAGGGTGCGCGTAGGATATTAGCCATCGAAAAAGACAATCGCTGCCTACCAGCGCTGAAAGAAATTGAAAAAGCGTTCCCGGGCCGCTTGCAAGTGATCAATGAAGATGCGCTTCACCTTGATCCAGCCAAATACTTGACCGCTCCGATCAGAATAATCTCCAACCTTCCTTACAATGTTGGAACCGAGCTGCTTATACGCTGGCTTACGCCTCCCAATTGGCCGCCTTTTTGGAAAAGCCTCACCCTAATGTTTCAAAAAGAGGTCGCGCAAAGAATCGTGGCCCAGCCCGGCAGCAAGGCCTATGGGCGGCTTGCCATTCTGGCTCAATGGCGCAGCGAGGTAAAAATTGTGCTCAACCTGCCCCCCGATGCGTTTACCCCGCCCCCAAAAGTGTCCAGCGCAGTTATTCATCTTGAGGCGTTGCAAACGCCCCGCTACGAGGCCGATCAGAAGGCTTTAGAAAGCCTTGTGGCGGCCGCCTTCAATCAACGGCGCAAAATGCTACGCTCTGCCTTAAAGGGGCTAAGCCCTGAAATTGAAGATCATTTAAAAGCAGCTGGGCTTAGCCCAACGGAACGCGCAGAACAAGTTTCTTTGGAAGAGTTTTGCGCTTTGGCACGACAGCTAGAAGCCGCCTATGGCAGTAACAGCACATCCCAAGCCTAA
- the pdxA gene encoding 4-hydroxythreonine-4-phosphate dehydrogenase PdxA produces MTRTPIVLTCGDPAGIGPELAVKTWNILRNELVFFWIGDPRHLPTGSRFVEISKPSDAAAAMQTGLPVLPHRFTALATPGVLDPRNAQDVINVIDQAVQLANTHQVAGICTAPIHKKNLQDGAAFQYPGHTEFLADLANVKDAVMMLVSPSLRVVPATIHIPLSEVSRQLTPALLTKTIQITAQGLKDHFKIQTPRIAVAGLNPHAGEGGKIGREDLDLITPILERLNGQPALLTGPHSADTLFHAAARQHYDAAIAMYHDQALIPIKTLDFDQGVNLTLGLPFIRTSPDHGTALDIAGRGIANPGSCVAALRLAEELGQKR; encoded by the coding sequence ATGACCCGCACGCCAATCGTTCTGACATGTGGAGATCCAGCCGGCATTGGCCCAGAACTCGCGGTCAAGACCTGGAATATACTCAGGAATGAGCTGGTATTTTTCTGGATTGGAGACCCGCGCCACTTGCCGACTGGATCCCGCTTTGTTGAAATATCCAAACCCAGCGATGCCGCGGCGGCAATGCAAACAGGCTTGCCTGTTTTACCGCATAGGTTTACCGCTTTGGCCACTCCTGGGGTGCTTGATCCACGCAATGCACAGGATGTGATCAACGTGATCGACCAAGCTGTGCAGCTTGCAAATACGCATCAAGTGGCAGGCATTTGCACCGCGCCAATACATAAAAAAAATCTGCAAGACGGCGCGGCGTTTCAATATCCGGGCCATACAGAATTTCTGGCCGATTTGGCAAATGTCAAAGATGCTGTAATGATGCTGGTCAGCCCGTCTTTAAGGGTTGTACCCGCAACGATACATATTCCATTATCCGAAGTTAGCCGACAACTGACGCCAGCCTTACTGACCAAAACAATTCAAATTACCGCTCAAGGTCTGAAAGATCATTTCAAAATTCAAACGCCGCGGATTGCCGTGGCGGGGTTAAACCCGCATGCCGGTGAAGGGGGCAAAATTGGCCGTGAAGATTTAGATCTAATAACGCCCATTCTTGAAAGGCTGAATGGTCAGCCGGCACTCCTAACCGGGCCACATTCGGCCGATACGCTTTTTCATGCGGCTGCGCGCCAGCATTATGATGCGGCGATTGCAATGTATCACGATCAAGCGCTCATTCCGATTAAAACGTTGGATTTTGATCAAGGCGTGAATTTAACACTGGGTCTTCCCTTCATAAGAACCTCTCCTGATCATGGCACGGCCTTGGATATTGCCGGCCGCGGCATCGCCAATCCAGGCTCTTGCGTCGCAGCTTTGCGCTTGGCCGAAGAATTAGGGCAAAAACGATGA
- a CDS encoding peptidylprolyl isomerase, with the protein MKNLLLIILTFFAVVSFTPQKVSANNPFSPAIVVNGEIITHYQITQRARLLQVLNVPGNPKSLARTQLIEDSLKRSAAAELSIVITEAELQAGIEEFAGRANLNADRFIQELANLGIDRTAFEQFIKTSLLWRYVVQAKFGARSRVTDEQLQRAVQSAGDGSNVRVLLSEIILPLLPGQEQQTLQTAEAIKNLTGFDAFSKAAKRYSAAPSRDMGGRVKWQDLNSLPTVLKPLIFGLAPGEVTEPLRVPNAVALFQLRAIEETGYAFSSSGTIDYLTYEFEQSDLDTLQHLKAKIVHCDDLYAEAERSPTHVFSRKSMPVKNIQTELAEILTLLDRHEKYFFSKDGKSTLVMLCARTDLASQTSQNLDAIRTGLRNKRLESFAAGYLENLRQDARIIEK; encoded by the coding sequence ATGAAAAATCTGCTATTAATCATTCTCACTTTTTTTGCGGTTGTAAGTTTTACGCCGCAAAAAGTATCCGCAAACAATCCGTTTTCGCCGGCAATTGTGGTCAATGGAGAGATTATCACGCATTATCAAATAACCCAGAGGGCACGGCTGCTTCAGGTTTTGAACGTGCCCGGCAACCCAAAATCTTTAGCGAGAACGCAGCTTATCGAAGATAGTCTCAAACGGTCGGCTGCAGCCGAGCTGTCAATCGTTATTACAGAGGCAGAATTGCAAGCTGGGATTGAGGAATTTGCGGGGCGAGCCAACTTGAATGCTGATCGGTTTATACAAGAATTGGCCAATCTGGGTATCGATAGAACCGCATTTGAGCAATTCATAAAAACCTCTCTATTGTGGCGCTACGTGGTTCAAGCTAAGTTTGGCGCGCGCAGCCGCGTTACAGATGAACAACTTCAAAGGGCGGTTCAAAGCGCAGGCGATGGGTCAAACGTGCGCGTTTTATTGTCTGAAATCATTTTACCGCTTCTGCCAGGGCAAGAGCAGCAAACGCTTCAAACGGCAGAGGCTATTAAAAATCTGACCGGGTTTGATGCCTTTTCAAAAGCCGCAAAACGATATTCTGCAGCCCCCTCGCGTGACATGGGTGGCCGCGTCAAGTGGCAGGATTTAAACAGCTTGCCAACGGTTTTGAAGCCCTTGATATTTGGCCTGGCGCCTGGTGAGGTCACCGAGCCTTTGCGCGTGCCCAACGCCGTGGCCCTGTTTCAACTTCGGGCGATAGAAGAAACGGGATATGCATTCTCATCCTCTGGTACAATTGATTATCTAACCTATGAATTTGAGCAATCCGACCTCGACACATTGCAGCATCTTAAAGCAAAAATCGTGCATTGCGATGACCTTTATGCAGAAGCGGAACGATCGCCCACGCACGTGTTTTCGCGCAAAAGCATGCCTGTAAAAAACATTCAAACCGAGTTGGCTGAAATCTTAACCCTTCTTGACCGACATGAAAAATATTTCTTTTCCAAAGACGGCAAGAGCACTTTGGTGATGCTATGCGCACGAACCGATCTGGCCTCTCAAACATCGCAGAATCTCGATGCTATTCGAACTGGCCTGCGCAATAAACGGTTAGAGAGTTTCGCCGCCGGATATCTAGAAAACCTGCGCCAAGACGCGCGTATCATCGAAAAATGA
- the lptD gene encoding LPS assembly protein LptD: MVTAHCSPCPCLWSDVADGGRCVKNRMGHMVLKALSLSLLFASQCLAANGPATMIADQLFIDQEQRLVASGSVYVSHQDRILTAKQIIYDKKLNKLEITGPIQFLDTDGNEIKAKTANIDGDLKAGLFKAARLVLKQQLRINAKSLERSQARFMQLNKVRATSCFSCNQNPPLWQIRAKTMRHDNVKRQVFFENATLHIFDFPVFYTPYLRLPDPGVKRMQGFLVPRSQTTTRLGYGLKLPYFIPIGESRDVTLTPYASPVTKTIEVDYRQAYAAGDFQASGTVSHDGLTQDKWRGYMFANGSAELPSQYILKYKIETVSDFSYLGDYEYVERDLLESNLRLSQTTRRQYNDVSIRHYTSLYGGNSTAPSFVASNKFEHRFAKPFIGGNVKIGLDIHGSHRQSNTNEIGRDLSRVNGTLQWGDLYRFSNGVQIGFKAQAFTDLFMIAQDTNYSTTQSAFSGAGAISLAWPLLAKNKLNQSIIIEPVMQFEYASQRDFSLPNEESLYAEFDEANLFELSRFPAPDRREVGLRAATGFKFVSQTHDNAKFSAAIGQIYREKSEPDFSGSSGLQSQTSDLLIGAEIETQGGLSVLGRSLLTPNGRSSHAEGLVSLRSKRFELAAGYVMMPKAFNDNTDQNLSEWTVSSNFKANSNWVIANTMRYDLVAQRAATAGINFSYNNECASFDFAVHRRFTDIGSSPPSTRFEMTIGLKGFSTGGKSLSNRPNCGI; the protein is encoded by the coding sequence ATGGTCACCGCCCATTGCAGCCCTTGCCCTTGCCTTTGGTCTGATGTTGCAGATGGAGGACGCTGCGTGAAAAACCGGATGGGGCATATGGTCCTTAAGGCTTTAAGCCTAAGCCTCCTTTTCGCAAGTCAATGTCTGGCAGCAAACGGGCCGGCAACAATGATCGCCGATCAGTTGTTTATTGACCAAGAACAGCGTTTGGTGGCTAGCGGCTCGGTTTATGTTTCGCATCAAGATAGGATATTGACCGCCAAACAAATTATCTATGACAAGAAACTTAATAAATTAGAAATAACAGGGCCGATCCAGTTTCTAGATACTGATGGCAATGAAATAAAAGCCAAAACGGCGAATATAGATGGCGATTTAAAGGCTGGCCTTTTCAAAGCTGCAAGACTTGTGTTGAAGCAACAGCTTCGCATTAACGCAAAATCACTTGAGCGCTCGCAAGCACGCTTTATGCAACTGAACAAGGTTCGGGCGACCTCTTGTTTCAGCTGCAATCAAAACCCGCCCCTTTGGCAAATACGTGCGAAAACGATGCGCCATGATAACGTGAAACGGCAAGTTTTCTTTGAAAATGCAACATTGCACATCTTTGATTTTCCGGTCTTTTATACACCATATTTACGCCTTCCAGATCCTGGCGTGAAGCGCATGCAAGGCTTTCTTGTTCCGCGAAGTCAAACAACAACGCGGCTTGGTTACGGCCTTAAATTGCCCTATTTCATACCGATTGGCGAAAGCCGCGATGTAACCTTAACACCTTATGCGTCGCCTGTGACCAAAACAATCGAAGTGGATTATCGTCAAGCCTATGCCGCGGGCGATTTTCAAGCGTCAGGCACGGTTTCTCATGACGGGTTAACCCAAGACAAATGGCGCGGATACATGTTTGCAAATGGTAGCGCTGAACTTCCATCGCAGTATATTTTAAAATACAAAATAGAAACCGTAAGCGATTTCAGTTATTTAGGCGATTATGAATATGTAGAGAGGGACCTTCTAGAATCCAACCTACGGCTGAGTCAAACAACCCGACGTCAGTATAATGACGTGAGCATACGCCATTATACCTCTCTTTACGGAGGCAATAGTACCGCCCCTTCTTTTGTGGCCTCCAACAAATTTGAGCATCGGTTTGCAAAACCATTTATTGGTGGAAATGTTAAGATTGGCTTAGATATCCATGGCAGTCACCGTCAATCTAATACTAACGAAATCGGGCGAGATTTAAGCCGTGTGAACGGCACCTTGCAATGGGGGGATCTTTACAGGTTTTCAAATGGTGTCCAAATTGGATTTAAGGCCCAGGCTTTCACCGATCTATTTATGATTGCCCAGGACACGAATTACAGCACGACGCAATCCGCATTTTCAGGTGCAGGCGCCATATCACTGGCTTGGCCCTTACTGGCCAAAAATAAATTAAACCAGAGCATAATAATTGAGCCGGTTATGCAATTTGAATATGCCTCACAAAGAGATTTTTCGCTGCCAAATGAAGAAAGCCTCTATGCAGAATTTGATGAGGCAAATCTGTTTGAACTGTCCCGTTTTCCAGCACCAGACCGCCGCGAGGTTGGTTTAAGGGCGGCAACAGGTTTTAAATTTGTGTCGCAAACCCACGATAATGCCAAGTTTTCTGCCGCTATTGGGCAAATCTATCGCGAAAAAAGCGAGCCTGATTTTTCAGGAAGCTCAGGATTGCAATCACAAACGTCAGACCTTTTGATCGGCGCCGAAATTGAAACGCAAGGCGGGTTGTCGGTTTTAGGGCGCAGCTTGCTAACTCCAAATGGTCGCTCATCACATGCGGAGGGCTTGGTCAGCCTGCGTTCAAAACGATTTGAGCTTGCCGCAGGATATGTCATGATGCCCAAGGCGTTTAATGATAATACCGATCAAAACCTGTCGGAATGGACCGTGTCTTCCAACTTTAAAGCCAATTCAAACTGGGTGATTGCAAATACAATGCGATACGATCTTGTGGCCCAAAGGGCCGCCACTGCTGGCATCAATTTTTCCTATAATAACGAATGTGCCAGCTTTGATTTCGCGGTGCATCGTCGGTTTACAGATATCGGCTCATCTCCGCCATCAACAAGATTTGAAATGACGATCGGATTAAAAGGGTTTAGCACAGGCGGCAAAAGCCTTTCCAACCGACCCAATTGTGGAATTTAA